In Dethiosulfovibrio salsuginis, a single window of DNA contains:
- a CDS encoding peptide ABC transporter substrate-binding protein, producing the protein MRVSGKLLKAIGTVITIAMLGSSSFAAETKLDENQFVNDYLVADPSTMDLTLRSDTYSSTMMRNVMEGLVRMEEKDGDYMMVPSGSKGWDVSDDGKVWTFHLRENHWEDGVPVTAEQYVYGLQRAADPKTGSPNSFFLEALLNFSQVNKGEMEVSQLGVKAIDDMTLEITLSAPTPAFLSMINETVYYPLRKDKVEEWGDKYGSEARYFIANGPFRIDSWVRNNSMTLVKNERYWDAENVKLDKVNIAIMPDETTYYNAFLSGELDFVIAGQAEWVDRFKGTKSTFNPYATATLSYAFYNNKDDLFKNANVRKAFTICVDREDINEMCFGGLRIPTYGWVVPTISVGDVNYREAAGDMIAEMAEELKVQGKTPKDLLIEGMSELGLGDDPSKLDVTFSLAGTSEWFRTMGEYLQQVYKTELGVNVKISYSEWGIFYDNVQKGNYQIGFMGWGAYYNDPYDVLSLFVSSYDAIKTGWSNDRFDELIRRSATEMNPEKRLKDYIEAETILIKENCVVSPVATARTNQFLKPYVNGFPTLGFSGMGYKYMYTTGRQ; encoded by the coding sequence GTGAGAGTATCAGGAAAGCTACTGAAGGCAATAGGAACGGTCATCACGATAGCCATGTTAGGATCGTCGTCCTTCGCCGCCGAGACCAAGCTGGACGAGAATCAGTTCGTCAACGACTATCTGGTCGCCGACCCATCCACCATGGACCTGACCCTTCGTTCGGACACCTACTCCAGCACCATGATGAGAAACGTCATGGAGGGGCTCGTGAGGATGGAGGAGAAAGACGGGGACTACATGATGGTCCCCTCTGGATCCAAAGGCTGGGACGTCAGCGACGACGGCAAGGTCTGGACCTTCCACCTGAGGGAGAACCACTGGGAGGACGGGGTTCCTGTCACAGCGGAACAGTACGTCTACGGCCTTCAAAGGGCCGCCGACCCCAAGACCGGCTCGCCTAACAGCTTCTTCCTAGAGGCTCTCCTCAACTTCTCCCAGGTCAACAAGGGCGAGATGGAGGTCTCGCAGCTCGGTGTAAAGGCCATAGACGACATGACCCTGGAGATAACCCTCTCCGCTCCCACCCCTGCATTTCTGAGCATGATCAACGAGACCGTCTACTACCCTCTTCGCAAGGACAAGGTTGAGGAGTGGGGGGACAAATACGGCTCTGAGGCCAGATACTTTATCGCCAACGGCCCCTTCAGGATAGATTCCTGGGTCAGAAACAACTCCATGACCTTGGTCAAAAACGAGAGATACTGGGACGCCGAGAACGTCAAGCTGGACAAGGTCAACATAGCCATAATGCCCGACGAGACGACCTACTACAACGCCTTCCTAAGCGGTGAGCTCGACTTTGTCATAGCCGGACAGGCGGAATGGGTGGACCGTTTCAAGGGCACAAAATCCACCTTCAACCCCTACGCCACCGCCACGCTCTCCTACGCCTTCTACAACAACAAGGATGACCTGTTCAAAAACGCCAACGTGAGAAAGGCCTTCACGATCTGCGTAGACAGAGAGGACATCAACGAGATGTGCTTCGGAGGCCTGAGGATACCTACCTACGGATGGGTCGTCCCGACCATTTCCGTCGGAGATGTAAACTACCGAGAGGCCGCTGGCGACATGATAGCCGAGATGGCGGAAGAGCTGAAGGTCCAGGGGAAGACCCCCAAAGACCTCCTCATAGAGGGGATGAGTGAGCTCGGTCTGGGGGACGATCCCTCGAAGCTGGACGTAACCTTCTCCCTTGCCGGGACCAGCGAGTGGTTCAGAACCATGGGCGAGTACCTCCAGCAGGTCTATAAGACCGAGCTTGGAGTAAACGTCAAGATAAGCTACTCCGAGTGGGGAATATTCTACGACAACGTCCAGAAGGGCAACTACCAGATAGGCTTTATGGGATGGGGTGCCTACTACAACGATCCCTACGACGTGCTTTCCCTCTTCGTATCCAGCTACGACGCCATCAAGACCGGCTGGAGCAACGACAGATTTGACGAGTTGATCAGGAGATCGGCCACCGAGATGAACCCGGAAAAGAGGCTTAAGGACTACATCGAGGCGGAGACCATTCTCATAAAGGAAAACTGCGTCGTGTCTCCTGTCGCTACCGCCAGGACCAACCAGTTCCTGAAGCCCTACGTCAACGGCTTCCCGACCCTGGGCTTCTCCGGCATGGGCTACAAGTATATGTACACCACCGGCAGGCAATAA
- a CDS encoding ABC transporter permease, whose protein sequence is MAQYILKRISYMILTLLVVIAMTFFLMRSIPGDPLASLARALPEQTKANFYAKYGLDKPLFQQYLIYMKNLLKGDLGESVVYAGRSVSETIVQTSPVSAAVGGLALIVGLIVGISLGIVAALYKNSWPDYLVMFIAILGITIPVFVLASLFQYFFSVKLGWLPTSGWGKPQHMVLPVIVLCFGTIATYARYIKSSMLEVLGQDYILTARAKGLSEFQVITRHVMRNSMLPAITILAGRIVGIFTGAFVVERMFSIPGIGFYYISSINNNDYSMTLGTTVFYAALFVVMQLIVDFVYMLVDPRIRLAGD, encoded by the coding sequence TTGGCTCAATATATCTTAAAGAGGATCTCCTACATGATCCTAACCCTGCTGGTTGTCATAGCAATGACCTTTTTTCTCATGAGGTCCATCCCGGGAGATCCTCTGGCCAGCCTTGCCAGAGCCCTGCCGGAGCAGACCAAGGCCAACTTTTACGCCAAGTACGGCCTGGACAAGCCTCTTTTTCAGCAATACCTGATATACATGAAAAACCTGCTCAAGGGAGATCTGGGAGAGAGCGTCGTCTACGCCGGCAGGTCGGTCAGCGAGACCATAGTCCAGACCTCACCGGTTTCCGCTGCGGTCGGAGGATTGGCCCTGATCGTCGGCCTGATAGTCGGCATATCCTTGGGGATAGTTGCGGCGCTTTATAAAAACAGTTGGCCCGACTACCTCGTCATGTTTATAGCCATCCTTGGGATAACCATACCGGTGTTCGTCCTGGCCTCGCTGTTTCAGTATTTCTTCTCCGTCAAGCTAGGCTGGCTTCCCACGTCGGGCTGGGGAAAACCTCAGCACATGGTGCTGCCGGTCATAGTCCTCTGTTTCGGCACCATAGCCACCTACGCCAGGTACATCAAGTCCAGCATGCTGGAGGTGTTGGGGCAGGACTATATCCTCACAGCCAGAGCCAAGGGACTGAGCGAGTTCCAGGTCATAACCAGACACGTCATGAGAAACTCCATGCTTCCCGCCATAACCATTCTGGCGGGCAGGATAGTCGGCATATTCACCGGCGCCTTCGTGGTCGAGAGGATGTTCAGCATACCGGGAATAGGCTTTTACTATATCAGCTCCATCAACAACAACGACTACTCCATGACCCTGGGAACCACCGTATTCTACGCCGCCCTGTTCGTAGTCATGCAGCTGATCGTCGATTTCGTCTACATGCTGGTGGATCCCAGGATCCGTCTGGCTGGGGATTAG
- a CDS encoding DMT family transporter encodes MNNMRAVSVRPLDDGAKGFVFVVVAGVLWALVSPASRVLGGMGVDMVTVVTLRQAVAALVLVLVLGLWLFAFRRDSLRINLKTAGAMALFALTGPLAANLGFMMFLRTLSVPVGMVIHYTFPLLTALGALWITKERPSLGEWLGGTMIIAGLSVAAGGTGSISTAGVMWGGISAIAMAVQSLFGRKVSSGRSMTPVVLLFYSNALGVLWLLGGRWLFMGAPISPIPMEGILWASFLGLAASCLAYGLYFEGMKYVTASSASLGVTVEIVAATSMAAAMLGEFPSAREVVGCAMVMGAVVLAAFSRKGR; translated from the coding sequence ATGAATAACATGAGGGCAGTGTCGGTCCGTCCTTTAGACGACGGAGCGAAAGGATTTGTGTTTGTGGTCGTAGCCGGTGTTCTGTGGGCGTTGGTGAGCCCTGCCTCCAGGGTTTTAGGGGGAATGGGCGTGGATATGGTCACGGTGGTGACCCTGAGACAGGCGGTGGCTGCCCTTGTCCTTGTCCTTGTCCTTGGCCTATGGCTTTTTGCGTTCAGGAGGGACTCCCTCAGAATAAACCTTAAGACCGCCGGAGCGATGGCTTTGTTTGCCCTTACCGGGCCCCTTGCGGCCAACCTGGGGTTCATGATGTTCCTAAGAACCCTATCGGTACCTGTGGGGATGGTGATCCACTACACCTTTCCTCTTCTTACCGCCTTGGGCGCTCTTTGGATAACCAAGGAGAGGCCCAGCCTAGGTGAGTGGCTTGGGGGGACCATGATAATAGCCGGTCTCTCCGTGGCCGCTGGTGGGACAGGGTCGATATCCACGGCTGGGGTGATGTGGGGTGGGATAAGCGCCATCGCCATGGCGGTCCAGTCCCTCTTCGGGCGAAAGGTTTCCTCCGGTCGTTCCATGACCCCTGTGGTGCTGCTCTTTTACTCCAACGCCCTGGGGGTCCTCTGGCTACTCGGGGGCAGGTGGCTTTTTATGGGGGCCCCTATATCTCCAATCCCTATGGAGGGTATACTCTGGGCCTCCTTCTTGGGACTGGCCGCCAGCTGTCTGGCCTACGGCCTCTACTTTGAGGGCATGAAGTATGTCACCGCCTCCTCCGCCAGCCTTGGTGTGACCGTTGAGATAGTCGCAGCGACCTCCATGGCCGCAGCCATGCTGGGGGAGTTCCCCTCCGCCAGAGAGGTCGTCGGCTGTGCCATGGTCATGGGAGCGGTGGTTCTGGCCGCCTTCTCCAGAAAGGGACGATGA
- a CDS encoding ABC transporter ATP-binding protein, translated as MTKLLEVKNLSKHFSVGKNRTLKAVQDISFSIDRGETLGLVGESGCGKTTCGRTVLKLYEPTSGQILFKGQDISALSGKDLMSFKKSAQIIFQDPYSSLDPRMTIGEIVAEGIGVHFKYSEREKQTKVLEILAKVGLRDEYASRFAHELSGGQRQRVGIARALAVDPEFIVCDEPISALDVSIQAQIVNLLIKLQREQNLTYLFISHDLSMVRHISDRVGIMYLGSLVEVGTSDQIFSQALHPYTKALISAIPVADPDFEGRDSRIKLEGEVPSPMNPPSGCKFRTRCSYASDICSKEMPILEEIEPGRSVSCHHWRDIAQS; from the coding sequence ATGACAAAACTCCTGGAGGTAAAAAACCTCTCGAAACACTTTTCCGTGGGAAAAAACAGGACCCTGAAGGCGGTACAGGACATATCCTTCTCCATAGACAGAGGAGAGACCTTGGGGCTGGTGGGAGAGTCTGGCTGCGGCAAGACCACCTGCGGCAGGACGGTGCTGAAGCTCTACGAGCCCACATCGGGGCAGATACTTTTCAAGGGCCAGGACATCTCCGCCCTGAGTGGTAAAGACCTCATGTCCTTCAAGAAGAGCGCCCAGATAATATTCCAGGACCCCTACTCGTCGCTGGACCCCAGGATGACCATAGGCGAGATAGTTGCCGAGGGGATAGGCGTCCATTTTAAGTATTCCGAGAGGGAGAAACAGACCAAGGTCCTTGAGATACTGGCAAAGGTGGGGCTCAGAGACGAATACGCCAGTCGGTTCGCCCACGAGCTATCCGGCGGTCAGAGACAGAGGGTTGGGATAGCCAGGGCACTGGCGGTGGACCCGGAGTTCATCGTCTGCGACGAGCCCATATCGGCCCTGGACGTATCCATCCAGGCCCAGATAGTCAACCTCCTGATAAAATTGCAGAGGGAGCAGAACCTGACCTACCTGTTCATATCCCACGATCTCTCGATGGTCAGGCATATATCGGACAGGGTCGGGATAATGTACCTAGGTAGTCTGGTCGAGGTGGGGACGAGCGATCAGATATTCTCCCAGGCCCTTCACCCCTACACCAAGGCCCTCATATCGGCCATACCCGTAGCGGACCCGGACTTCGAGGGAAGGGACTCCAGAATCAAGCTGGAGGGGGAGGTCCCGAGCCCTATGAACCCCCCTTCGGGGTGCAAGTTCAGGACCAGATGTTCCTACGCCAGCGATATATGCTCTAAGGAAATGCCGATTTTGGAGGAAATAGAGCCAGGGAGGTCGGTCTCATGCCACCACTGGAGGGACATAGCCCAATCGTAG
- a CDS encoding pyridoxamine 5'-phosphate oxidase family protein, with protein sequence MSKLPENVMKAWDERDGAVVLSTVDDQGVPNSIYATCVGKFDDETLVVADNYFDKTRKNLLSGSRGSLLFITGDGEAFQVKGTLEYHSEGPVFNDMKSWNPVKHPGHGAAALKVEEVYSGSKKLL encoded by the coding sequence ATGTCTAAGCTACCGGAAAACGTTATGAAGGCGTGGGACGAGAGGGACGGCGCTGTGGTGCTGTCCACCGTCGACGATCAGGGGGTGCCAAACTCCATCTACGCTACCTGCGTCGGTAAGTTTGACGATGAAACGCTGGTCGTGGCGGATAACTATTTCGACAAGACCAGAAAGAACCTGCTGTCCGGCAGCAGGGGCTCCCTCCTTTTCATAACCGGGGACGGAGAGGCCTTTCAGGTCAAGGGAACCTTGGAATACCACTCCGAGGGGCCGGTGTTCAACGATATGAAGAGCTGGAACCCGGTAAAACATCCGGGACATGGAGCCGCCGCCTTGAAGGTGGAGGAGGTCTATTCGGGGTCTAAAAAGCTTCTGTAG
- a CDS encoding ABC transporter ATP-binding protein: protein MDNILKVENLQVSFNTYAGEVKAVRGVDFELRRGETLAFVGESGCGKTVTAKALMRLLQPPFAEIKPQSKIAFNDEDVLSMGKKRLRQYRGDDVSMIFQDPMTSLNPTMTCGRQIMETLILHKGITKAQAREEAIKTLELVKIPDPEKRIDSYPHQLSGGMRQRVMIAIALACSPQILIADEPTTALDVTIQAQILDLLQELQDRLGTSIILVTHDLGVVANFADRIQVMYAGQVIERGTVEEIFHQARHPYTWALLSSVPKPGRETKKELYSLMGTPPDLILPLTSCPFAPRCEFCMNICKERMPEETTLSDEHRVSCWLQHPMAPKVETFYERQA, encoded by the coding sequence GTGGATAACATACTAAAAGTGGAGAACCTTCAGGTCTCCTTCAACACCTACGCAGGAGAGGTCAAAGCGGTCAGAGGGGTGGACTTCGAGCTTCGCAGAGGTGAGACCTTGGCCTTCGTCGGTGAATCGGGCTGCGGAAAGACCGTCACGGCCAAGGCCCTGATGAGGCTTCTTCAGCCCCCTTTCGCCGAGATAAAGCCTCAGTCTAAGATAGCCTTTAACGACGAGGACGTCCTGTCCATGGGGAAAAAGAGGCTGAGACAGTACCGAGGGGACGACGTGAGCATGATATTTCAGGATCCTATGACGTCTTTGAACCCCACCATGACCTGTGGAAGGCAGATCATGGAGACCTTGATACTCCACAAGGGGATCACTAAGGCCCAGGCTAGGGAGGAGGCGATAAAGACCCTTGAGCTTGTCAAGATACCGGACCCTGAGAAGAGGATAGACTCCTACCCCCACCAGCTCTCGGGAGGTATGAGACAGAGGGTTATGATAGCCATAGCCCTAGCCTGTTCGCCTCAGATTCTAATAGCCGACGAGCCCACTACGGCCCTCGACGTCACTATCCAGGCCCAGATACTTGACCTCCTTCAGGAGCTTCAGGACAGGCTGGGAACCTCTATCATTCTGGTCACCCACGACCTTGGGGTCGTCGCCAACTTCGCCGACAGGATCCAGGTCATGTACGCCGGTCAGGTTATAGAGAGAGGGACGGTGGAGGAGATCTTCCACCAGGCCCGTCATCCTTACACCTGGGCTCTGCTCAGCTCGGTTCCCAAGCCCGGACGGGAGACGAAAAAGGAGCTTTACTCCCTGATGGGAACGCCGCCAGACCTGATACTGCCCCTCACCAGCTGTCCCTTCGCCCCTCGCTGCGAGTTTTGCATGAACATATGCAAAGAGAGGATGCCCGAGGAGACCACCCTGTCCGACGAGCACAGGGTATCATGCTGGTTGCAACATCCCATGGCTCCAAAAGTGGAGACCTTTTACGAAAGGCAGGCGTGA
- a CDS encoding Na+/H+ antiporter NhaC family protein produces the protein MRPPSTLEAFAPLGLMLAFLGAQIALTGDFRPHMALVLAVAAGTISGLSRGYSWSVISGGMFQAWASGLPVLSIFVFLGVLVASWTLSGTVPFLVKLGLGAIVPDLFLPVAFAVSALTGILLGSGISTVGTVGIALAGVGKGLGIPLWLTAGAVVSGAFMGNRTSPISDTSILAPQMSEVDRRAHIRVMARSALVPFAFSLVLYYIVGLFVPLALTDPEESYGVIRSLESCFNLSPVALLPVAVVLALVLSGIEPLPGFFLSSLSAVVVAYLYQGWDLNIILSVLMDGGNFSTGSIVADGIVNRGGLGSVSMLFMMVSMALCMGGVLETVGSMERILKSIVSLKGVLPLGCLALLTTMLVSSGSGSGSVGIVVSGRMFNGVYRDLQVDRLWLSRYLVEGSILIVPLVPWAACGAFVASAMGLSSSDGSMFMYIPFSFFCLISPLWALLSPKIDV, from the coding sequence GTGAGGCCCCCATCGACACTTGAGGCGTTTGCCCCTTTAGGGCTTATGTTGGCCTTTTTAGGGGCTCAGATAGCCCTCACCGGCGACTTCAGGCCCCATATGGCCCTCGTGCTGGCCGTGGCTGCGGGGACTATCTCGGGTCTCTCCAGGGGCTACAGCTGGAGCGTTATATCCGGGGGGATGTTCCAGGCATGGGCTTCTGGGTTGCCGGTACTGTCCATTTTCGTGTTCTTAGGGGTATTAGTGGCGTCCTGGACCTTATCCGGGACGGTCCCCTTTCTGGTAAAGCTGGGATTAGGGGCCATAGTGCCTGATCTCTTCCTCCCTGTTGCCTTTGCGGTCTCCGCTCTGACGGGTATCCTGCTCGGCTCGGGTATCTCAACCGTAGGGACCGTGGGGATCGCTCTGGCAGGGGTGGGAAAGGGACTCGGTATTCCACTCTGGCTCACCGCCGGTGCGGTGGTGTCCGGGGCTTTTATGGGAAACAGGACCTCTCCCATATCGGATACATCCATCCTGGCCCCTCAGATGTCCGAGGTCGACAGGAGGGCTCACATCAGGGTGATGGCCAGATCCGCCCTCGTCCCCTTTGCCTTTTCCCTGGTCCTGTACTACATAGTGGGGCTATTTGTCCCCCTGGCTTTGACCGATCCAGAGGAGTCCTATGGCGTCATACGGTCTCTGGAAAGCTGTTTCAATCTGTCCCCTGTGGCCCTTCTGCCTGTCGCTGTGGTCCTTGCGCTGGTCCTGTCGGGGATCGAGCCTCTTCCGGGGTTTTTCCTAAGCTCCCTATCCGCCGTGGTCGTAGCCTATCTGTATCAGGGATGGGACCTCAATATCATACTGTCGGTACTTATGGATGGCGGCAACTTTTCCACCGGCTCCATCGTCGCCGACGGCATAGTCAACAGGGGAGGGTTGGGATCGGTCTCCATGCTGTTCATGATGGTATCCATGGCCCTCTGTATGGGAGGGGTGTTAGAGACCGTGGGCTCTATGGAACGAATACTGAAATCCATAGTCTCCCTTAAGGGGGTACTCCCTCTGGGATGTCTGGCTCTCCTCACGACAATGCTGGTGTCATCGGGATCCGGCAGCGGTTCGGTGGGCATAGTGGTCTCCGGCAGGATGTTCAACGGGGTATACAGGGATTTGCAGGTGGACAGGCTGTGGCTCTCCAGGTATCTGGTCGAGGGCTCTATCCTGATAGTCCCACTGGTCCCCTGGGCCGCCTGTGGGGCCTTCGTGGCCTCAGCAATGGGCCTGTCGTCCTCCGATGGCTCCATGTTCATGTACATTCCCTTCTCCTTCTTCTGTCTGATATCGCCCCTATGGGCTTTGCTGTCCCCTAAGATCGACGTTTAG
- a CDS encoding serine hydrolase domain-containing protein, which produces MVGDSLPKKHTSISYGIMIDGEFVAVDALGTQGKPEDSPATLECTYNVASISKIYCSVDVMQLAEEGKVDLDEPIVTYLPDFVMEDPRHRDITLRHCLSHTSGLPGTQWRGFSVSDLSEPDYYRDVYDYLSKSSLKASPGEYAVYCNDGFTLAEMVVAKVSGLAYSEYCKERITDPIGAPSTRLSDTRDENYPLVREGDKPGELLMIQGAAGMTTNMTDLCRFGNLFLGGNQVISMASMEEMAKPQGRTFLSGDDRTELFGLGWDNVDFRDPDYDLGDGVLLKGGNSFQFTTQFMVIPKHRAVLAISETHDCKLDVCDLGLKLLSVAMMDRGINIHTRGKTLTPEEIQAQAGTYLVPSGILNFKVTGVFADAVKEGTNGSKTRPYRDLLWNGDSWESLEDRIAISFEGSGDDFFMMLTRKGRTFPIAMKAKEGKQDFQFWRDRVGKSYIADDLSANDMVIHENMTAFTVSELPGYRGIYLLSFAQKEDSDVYDHYDAPVTPLDDHRGQGFLKTPTNGSRDLLDPRFYAVGGVEYCDVASYRYRDVSSLPVYQGDPFPSTPRENQLYRIGEEIKELPAVPLGNRLMIMDTDLKVVYDSLFPGDYSPVDEGYISLI; this is translated from the coding sequence ATGGTGGGAGACAGTCTGCCGAAAAAACACACTTCGATATCATACGGGATCATGATAGACGGGGAATTTGTGGCGGTGGACGCCCTTGGAACCCAGGGCAAGCCCGAGGACTCCCCTGCCACGCTGGAGTGTACCTACAACGTCGCCTCCATCTCGAAAATATACTGCTCCGTGGATGTGATGCAGCTTGCGGAGGAGGGAAAGGTGGACCTTGACGAGCCGATCGTTACCTATCTGCCCGATTTCGTCATGGAGGACCCTCGCCACAGGGACATCACCTTGAGGCACTGTCTGAGCCACACCAGCGGGCTGCCTGGAACCCAGTGGAGAGGCTTTTCGGTCTCAGACCTATCCGAGCCCGACTACTACAGAGACGTCTACGACTACCTGTCCAAAAGCAGCCTGAAAGCCTCACCGGGAGAGTACGCGGTCTACTGCAACGACGGTTTCACACTAGCGGAGATGGTTGTGGCCAAGGTATCTGGACTGGCCTACAGCGAATACTGCAAGGAACGGATAACCGATCCCATAGGGGCTCCTTCCACGAGGCTCTCGGACACCAGGGACGAGAACTACCCTCTTGTTAGGGAGGGAGACAAGCCAGGGGAACTCCTTATGATCCAGGGAGCGGCGGGAATGACCACCAACATGACCGACCTGTGCCGCTTCGGGAACCTGTTTTTAGGGGGAAATCAGGTCATATCGATGGCCTCCATGGAGGAGATGGCCAAGCCCCAGGGCAGGACCTTTCTGTCAGGTGACGACAGGACAGAGCTATTCGGCCTGGGCTGGGACAACGTGGACTTTAGAGATCCCGACTACGACCTGGGAGATGGTGTCCTCCTCAAAGGGGGTAACAGCTTCCAGTTCACCACCCAGTTTATGGTTATCCCCAAACACAGGGCGGTGCTGGCAATATCGGAGACCCACGACTGCAAGCTGGACGTCTGCGACCTGGGGCTAAAACTGCTGTCGGTTGCCATGATGGACAGGGGCATAAACATCCACACCAGAGGGAAAACACTGACTCCAGAGGAGATCCAGGCCCAGGCTGGGACCTATCTGGTTCCCAGTGGGATACTGAATTTTAAGGTCACCGGAGTCTTCGCCGACGCCGTCAAAGAGGGGACTAACGGCAGTAAGACCAGGCCCTACAGGGACCTGCTCTGGAACGGAGACAGCTGGGAGTCCCTGGAGGACCGTATAGCCATCTCCTTTGAGGGCTCAGGGGACGACTTTTTCATGATGCTGACCAGAAAGGGCAGGACCTTCCCTATAGCCATGAAGGCTAAAGAGGGCAAACAGGACTTCCAGTTCTGGAGGGACAGGGTCGGAAAGTCCTATATAGCCGACGACCTGTCCGCCAACGACATGGTTATCCACGAGAACATGACCGCCTTCACGGTATCGGAACTTCCAGGATATCGGGGTATATACCTGCTGTCCTTCGCCCAGAAGGAGGACAGCGACGTATACGACCACTACGACGCTCCTGTCACGCCTCTGGACGATCATAGAGGCCAGGGATTCCTCAAAACCCCCACCAACGGCAGCAGGGACCTGCTGGACCCCCGATTCTACGCCGTCGGAGGAGTGGAGTACTGCGACGTGGCGTCCTACCGCTACCGGGACGTGTCGTCTCTTCCGGTCTACCAGGGCGATCCCTTTCCGTCTACACCCAGGGAAAACCAGCTATACAGGATAGGCGAGGAGATCAAGGAGCTCCCGGCGGTCCCTCTTGGAAACAGGTTGATGATAATGGACACGGACCTTAAGGTCGTCTACGACAGCCTCTTCCCCGGTGACTACTCCCCGGTGGACGAGGGCTATATATCGCTCATATAG
- a CDS encoding ABC transporter permease has product MDNVTNDSFVIVGPEISEAERIARPKVSYLQDVWRRFKENKMALVALIILMLLGFMVIFGPSISGYAFEEVDRTARNQFPSLKHWFGTDKLGRDMFARVCQGGRVSLIIGLAGAFISSVVGCLYGGISAYLGGKIDDIMMRIVEIIISVPYLIVVILLSVVLQSQGIFTLILAMTLTGWCSTARLVRGQVLQIKGQDYVLAAQALGVSPWRIITRHLIPNVLSVVLVSITFDIPGYIFSEAFLSYVGLGIQPPNTSWGALAAMAQTSFTFYPYQMFFPALMIALTMLSFTLLGDGLRDALDPRLRK; this is encoded by the coding sequence ATGGACAACGTCACAAACGACAGCTTCGTAATAGTCGGGCCGGAGATCTCCGAGGCGGAGAGGATAGCCAGGCCCAAGGTCAGCTACCTCCAGGACGTCTGGAGACGGTTCAAGGAGAACAAGATGGCCCTGGTCGCCCTGATTATTCTGATGTTATTAGGCTTTATGGTAATTTTTGGCCCCTCCATAAGCGGCTACGCCTTCGAGGAGGTGGACAGGACCGCCAGAAACCAGTTCCCCAGCCTTAAACACTGGTTCGGAACGGACAAACTGGGCAGGGATATGTTCGCCAGGGTATGTCAGGGAGGTCGGGTTTCTCTCATAATAGGCCTTGCGGGAGCCTTTATATCCTCGGTGGTGGGCTGTCTCTACGGCGGGATCTCGGCCTATCTGGGGGGCAAGATCGACGATATCATGATGAGGATCGTGGAGATAATAATCTCCGTGCCCTATCTTATCGTGGTCATCCTTCTATCGGTAGTGTTACAGAGCCAGGGCATATTCACCCTCATACTGGCCATGACCCTGACTGGGTGGTGCAGCACCGCCAGGCTGGTGAGAGGCCAGGTGCTCCAGATAAAGGGCCAGGACTACGTTTTAGCGGCCCAGGCCCTGGGGGTAAGCCCCTGGAGGATTATCACCAGACACCTGATCCCCAACGTCCTCAGCGTCGTTTTAGTGTCCATAACCTTCGACATACCGGGCTATATCTTCTCCGAGGCCTTCTTAAGCTACGTCGGACTCGGGATACAGCCCCCTAACACCAGCTGGGGAGCGTTAGCGGCCATGGCCCAGACGTCCTTCACCTTCTATCCCTACCAGATGTTCTTCCCTGCCCTGATGATAGCCCTCACCATGCTGTCCTTCACGCTCCTGGGAGACGGCCTCAGAGATGCCCTTGACCCAAGGCTGAGAAAGTAG